A genomic window from Chlorobium phaeobacteroides DSM 266 includes:
- a CDS encoding aminoacyl-histidine dipeptidase produces MSTDILRLEPHAVWRNFYSLTRVPRPSGHEEKIREFVSGFGRKLGLETIVDEVGNVIIRKPATSGMEKRKGVILQAHLDMVPEKNGDKLHDFARDPIDAFVDGDWVRARGTTLGADNGMGVAAAMAVLESTTLRHGFIEALFTCEEEAGMTGAIGLKPDLLKGEILLNMDSEDEGELFIGCAGGLDGTMTFSYSEERISADYTGFVIRVSGLKGGHSGMDIHLGRGNANKIMNRILYEGHARYGMRLASIDGGTLRNAIPREATATVAVPTANTGTFYEGLSILAGKIKHELSTADPELCIEVVPAGTPEMVIEAGVVVRLLNALYACPDGVMRMSSDMAGLVETSSNLAMVTSVHGVVTIKCLLRSSVDSAMEDLKAMIGSLFDLAGAGAVFDGGYPGWKPNPDSPILKRMQEVYTSKFGKTPEIKAVHAGLECGIIGGTSPSLDMISFGPTIRYPHSPDEKVNIASVGKFWDFLVETLRMAP; encoded by the coding sequence ATGAGTACTGATATTCTCCGACTGGAACCACATGCTGTGTGGAGAAATTTTTATAGTCTGACCAGGGTTCCACGTCCTTCGGGCCATGAGGAAAAAATCAGGGAGTTCGTTTCGGGTTTTGGCAGAAAGCTTGGTTTGGAAACTATTGTCGACGAAGTCGGGAACGTCATCATCCGCAAGCCCGCGACATCCGGCATGGAAAAACGCAAGGGGGTGATCCTGCAGGCTCACCTCGACATGGTTCCAGAGAAGAATGGCGATAAGCTTCATGATTTTGCCCGGGATCCGATTGACGCCTTTGTTGACGGCGATTGGGTACGTGCCAGAGGCACTACGCTCGGCGCCGATAACGGTATGGGTGTGGCGGCAGCTATGGCAGTGCTTGAATCGACCACGCTGCGGCATGGTTTCATTGAAGCGCTGTTCACCTGCGAAGAGGAGGCTGGTATGACCGGAGCTATCGGACTGAAACCTGATCTGCTCAAGGGAGAAATTCTTCTGAACATGGATTCGGAAGATGAGGGAGAACTGTTTATCGGCTGTGCCGGCGGCCTTGACGGAACGATGACCTTCAGCTATAGCGAAGAGCGGATTTCTGCCGATTATACAGGGTTCGTTATCAGGGTAAGCGGCTTGAAGGGTGGACACAGCGGCATGGATATTCATCTGGGACGTGGCAATGCCAACAAAATCATGAACCGTATCCTTTACGAAGGACATGCTCGATATGGTATGCGTCTGGCATCAATCGACGGCGGGACGCTTCGCAATGCCATACCGCGTGAAGCGACGGCTACGGTGGCTGTTCCGACAGCAAATACCGGGACCTTTTATGAAGGTCTTTCCATACTTGCCGGAAAGATAAAGCATGAGCTTTCGACTGCTGATCCGGAGCTCTGCATAGAGGTGGTTCCAGCCGGGACACCGGAGATGGTAATTGAAGCGGGTGTTGTCGTCAGGTTGCTCAATGCGCTCTATGCCTGTCCTGATGGCGTTATGCGAATGAGCAGTGATATGGCTGGCCTTGTTGAAACATCGAGTAACCTTGCCATGGTAACGTCAGTGCACGGTGTTGTTACCATCAAGTGTCTGCTCAGAAGTTCTGTGGATTCTGCCATGGAAGATCTCAAGGCAATGATCGGCTCTCTTTTCGATCTGGCGGGAGCGGGAGCGGTATTTGACGGGGGCTATCCCGGCTGGAAACCGAATCCGGATTCACCGATTCTCAAGAGGATGCAGGAGGTCTATACATCGAAATTCGGTAAAACTCCCGAGATAAAGGCTGTTCATGCTGGTCTCGAATGCGGGATTATTGGCGGCACCTCTCCTTCACTCGATATGATCTCTTTTGGTCCGACCATTCGCTATCCTCACTCTCCGGATGAAAAGGTCAATATCGCATCCGTCGGAAAATTCTGGGATTTTCTTGTGGAGACGCTCAGGATGGCCCCTTGA
- a CDS encoding DUF2515 family protein produces the protein MPRTKEQWIEQLESELPPLFQFTERNRSITAHYAAWYLQKPDLFKWSGMAAFASRQVGIALVFAELMHAPEQFHSPLLVERRSFSLDPMELVRIAAGWMLYFPSLLHQFASKQFLLADLELIRKGNNAIFNDIAWAHAAYLEGGLGEVRRLCGDDEKEYLLSGFTMIDEGARLLEIPDRETEARELIREGNVKLLRHEQMTTLQPVFDLLSPPGRVVVSFGSDLDFSDAVHDGWAQASFSLWSGYWETLTGIRSVTNSRDRWMWIEEAVLPVWQGVDAGFCDNSPLKNRMLSLAACEPALIHDVKRFAENLYRIVSFA, from the coding sequence ATGCCTCGTACGAAAGAACAATGGATTGAACAACTTGAATCGGAATTGCCGCCGCTCTTTCAGTTTACAGAACGGAACAGGTCAATTACCGCTCATTATGCCGCATGGTATCTTCAAAAACCCGATCTTTTCAAGTGGTCGGGTATGGCCGCGTTTGCTTCCAGGCAGGTTGGCATTGCCCTCGTTTTTGCTGAATTGATGCATGCGCCCGAACAATTTCATTCACCCCTCCTGGTGGAACGTCGAAGTTTTTCCCTTGATCCAATGGAGCTTGTTAGGATAGCGGCAGGTTGGATGCTCTATTTTCCTTCTCTTTTGCACCAGTTCGCATCGAAGCAATTTCTTCTTGCGGATCTTGAACTGATAAGAAAGGGCAACAATGCTATTTTTAATGATATAGCCTGGGCGCATGCCGCATATCTTGAGGGCGGCCTTGGAGAGGTGAGGAGGTTATGCGGCGATGATGAAAAAGAGTATCTTCTTTCAGGATTTACGATGATTGACGAAGGGGCCCGACTTCTGGAAATTCCCGATCGCGAAACGGAAGCCAGGGAGCTTATTCGGGAAGGCAATGTGAAACTGCTTCGTCATGAGCAGATGACGACCCTTCAACCGGTTTTTGATCTTTTGAGCCCGCCCGGACGCGTTGTTGTCTCTTTTGGAAGTGATCTTGATTTTTCTGATGCCGTTCATGATGGCTGGGCGCAAGCATCTTTTTCTCTCTGGTCGGGCTATTGGGAAACACTCACGGGAATAAGGAGTGTGACTAATTCTCGTGATAGGTGGATGTGGATTGAAGAGGCTGTTTTACCGGTCTGGCAGGGAGTTGACGCAGGTTTTTGCGATAACTCGCCATTGAAAAACCGTATGCTCTCTCTTGCGGCCTGTGAGCCGGCATTGATCCATGATGTCAAACGGTTTGCTGAGAACTTGTATCGTATTGTCTCTTTTGCCTGA
- a CDS encoding ribose-phosphate pyrophosphokinase, which produces MVKPIKIFAGRSNPAIAEKIAEYLDMPLCDAKVENFSDGEISVNYFESIRGSDLFIIQSTNPPADNLMELLIMIDAARRSSAARITAVIPYYGYARQDRKDKPRVAITAKLVANLLTTAGANRILTMDLHAPQIQGFFDIPFDHLYSSVMLINDIRQRDFRENLVVASPDVGGVKLARKFAEELGTDLVIVDKRRPKANVAEVMNIIGDVSGKNVLLVDDMIDTAGTLVNAAKAIRDAGGLRVYAAATHPILSGPAIERINASVIEKLIVSDSVVTNHAYSPKIETVTVSSLFGEAIKRIYEDDSVSCLFDSKDISTKIKNYH; this is translated from the coding sequence TTGGTAAAACCAATCAAAATTTTTGCAGGCCGCAGCAATCCGGCCATTGCAGAAAAAATCGCCGAATATCTCGACATGCCGCTCTGCGATGCAAAGGTCGAGAATTTTTCTGACGGGGAAATATCTGTTAATTACTTCGAATCGATCCGAGGCTCGGATCTGTTCATTATTCAATCGACAAATCCCCCTGCCGACAACCTGATGGAGCTCCTGATCATGATCGATGCCGCCAGACGATCATCAGCAGCGAGAATAACGGCAGTTATCCCCTACTACGGCTACGCACGGCAGGACAGAAAAGACAAGCCGCGTGTCGCCATTACAGCAAAGCTGGTTGCGAACCTGCTGACCACTGCCGGAGCAAACAGAATTCTGACTATGGATCTTCATGCGCCGCAAATCCAGGGATTTTTTGATATTCCTTTTGACCATCTCTACTCCAGCGTCATGCTGATCAACGACATCCGCCAGAGGGATTTTCGTGAAAATCTTGTCGTAGCATCTCCCGATGTGGGCGGCGTAAAACTTGCCCGAAAATTTGCAGAAGAGCTCGGCACAGACCTGGTCATTGTCGACAAAAGAAGACCGAAAGCAAACGTTGCTGAAGTCATGAACATCATTGGCGACGTCAGTGGCAAAAACGTTCTGCTCGTCGACGATATGATCGATACGGCAGGAACCCTTGTCAATGCAGCAAAGGCAATACGCGATGCAGGCGGACTGAGAGTCTATGCCGCCGCGACACATCCTATTCTTTCAGGCCCGGCAATAGAAAGAATAAATGCATCCGTCATTGAAAAGCTGATCGTTTCCGATTCTGTAGTGACCAATCATGCCTACTCACCGAAAATCGAAACCGTCACAGTCAGCTCGCTGTTCGGTGAAGCGATCAAAAGAATATACGAGGACGATTCGGTCAGTTGCCTCTTCGACAGTAAAGACATAAGCACCAAGATCAAAAACTATCATTAA
- a CDS encoding 50S ribosomal protein L25/general stress protein Ctc, whose amino-acid sequence MEIIALGVEPRIIRKKEAAKLRKTGIVPAVIYHKGEETISVSVNEIALKKLVHSAESHIIDLKFPDGKTVRSFIKDVQFDPVTDRIIHTDFQLFSADELVEMDVPVGTTGDAVGVEKGGRIQIIKHALTLKGMPADMPDHFLIDCTNLEIGHSIHVREIPMDARPGLTIMDDPDTPVVTIVAPKKEAEPAAETAVSAS is encoded by the coding sequence ATGGAAATCATCGCATTGGGGGTTGAACCTCGCATTATCAGAAAAAAAGAAGCGGCAAAACTGCGTAAAACCGGAATAGTTCCTGCCGTGATCTACCATAAAGGTGAAGAAACCATCTCGGTAAGCGTCAATGAAATAGCACTGAAAAAACTTGTTCATTCAGCAGAATCGCACATCATCGATCTCAAATTTCCCGATGGCAAAACCGTGCGATCGTTCATCAAGGATGTACAGTTCGACCCGGTAACCGACAGAATCATTCATACGGACTTTCAGCTCTTCTCCGCTGACGAACTCGTTGAGATGGATGTACCTGTTGGCACAACGGGAGATGCTGTCGGCGTTGAAAAAGGCGGCAGAATCCAGATCATCAAGCATGCGCTCACCCTCAAGGGGATGCCTGCCGACATGCCCGATCATTTTCTCATTGACTGCACCAACCTTGAGATCGGCCACTCTATCCATGTAAGGGAAATTCCGATGGATGCCCGTCCTGGACTGACCATCATGGACGATCCCGACACTCCGGTTGTCACCATTGTTGCGCCGAAAAAGGAAGCCGAGCCTGCTGCTGAAACGGCTGTATCTGCAAGCTGA
- a CDS encoding NUDIX hydrolase: protein MTETRIHEEPKPWTTVSSRYLYTEPWLTLRKDKVELSNGRTIDDYYISEFPPWCNTLAFTVDRKAVLIRQYRHGIGKVYYEIPAGVHDKKGESVLDAAKRELLEETGFGGGTWKPWMELSANPALQNNITYTFLAEGVELLDRQHLDATEEISVHLVSIEQLRTIVLDGEMIQALHAAPILKYFATAGPLNP from the coding sequence ATGACTGAAACCCGGATACATGAGGAACCGAAACCATGGACAACGGTATCCTCCCGATACCTCTACACCGAACCATGGCTGACGCTCAGAAAAGACAAGGTCGAACTTTCGAACGGCAGAACCATTGACGACTACTACATTTCGGAATTTCCCCCATGGTGCAACACCCTCGCCTTTACAGTCGACCGAAAGGCCGTGCTCATCCGGCAGTATCGACACGGCATCGGCAAGGTGTACTACGAAATTCCAGCCGGCGTGCATGACAAAAAAGGTGAATCCGTGCTTGACGCGGCAAAACGGGAACTGCTTGAAGAGACCGGTTTCGGCGGCGGCACCTGGAAACCATGGATGGAACTCAGCGCAAACCCTGCGCTGCAAAACAACATTACCTACACCTTTCTTGCCGAAGGGGTCGAACTGCTTGACCGACAGCACCTCGATGCAACCGAAGAGATCTCCGTTCATCTGGTCAGTATTGAGCAACTCCGCACCATTGTGCTCGATGGAGAGATGATACAGGCACTGCACGCAGCGCCGATCCTGAAATATTTTGCAACAGCCGGGCCGCTCAACCCATGA
- the lpxD gene encoding UDP-3-O-(3-hydroxymyristoyl)glucosamine N-acyltransferase — MTIQDIIVYLGQFFDKVVLEGSGEGAITGPAKIETARQGQVSFVSNEKYLRHLETTQASLVVVHLSLDVSAFSERVSFLKVRDPYTAFVFLLKRFSAPREIACPGIAATAVIGSGVSMGEGVSIGEYVVIGDGCVIGDDVVIGAHGTLLGHVTIGSGSVLFPSVICYDGTVIGKRVTIHSGSVIGADGFGFAPQADGSYIKIPQMGIVEIGDDAEIGANATIDRATMGSTVIGKGVKIDNLVQIAHNCHIGDHTVIAAQAGISGSVTLGRHCMIGGQAGFAGHLELADRTHVAAQAGISKSFLQPGQSIRGYPAQPMREQLKQEALTRGIGTMKQRIDALEAALKSLLDG, encoded by the coding sequence ATGACGATACAGGATATAATCGTGTACCTTGGGCAGTTTTTTGACAAGGTTGTTCTCGAAGGTTCTGGCGAGGGCGCTATAACCGGTCCGGCTAAAATCGAGACCGCCAGACAGGGCCAGGTGAGTTTCGTTTCCAATGAAAAGTATCTCCGGCATCTTGAAACGACCCAAGCCTCACTGGTTGTTGTACATCTCTCTCTTGATGTTTCGGCATTCAGCGAAAGGGTCTCTTTTTTAAAGGTCAGGGATCCATATACAGCCTTTGTTTTTCTTCTCAAGCGTTTTTCTGCTCCACGGGAGATTGCCTGTCCGGGGATTGCCGCCACTGCGGTTATCGGCTCAGGTGTTAGCATGGGCGAAGGGGTATCAATAGGTGAGTATGTCGTTATTGGTGATGGCTGCGTTATCGGCGACGATGTCGTTATCGGCGCGCATGGCACTTTGCTCGGTCATGTTACGATCGGAAGCGGTTCTGTCCTGTTTCCTTCCGTTATCTGTTACGACGGAACAGTGATTGGCAAAAGGGTGACTATTCATTCCGGCAGTGTTATTGGGGCAGATGGCTTTGGGTTTGCTCCTCAGGCAGATGGTTCCTATATCAAAATTCCGCAAATGGGGATTGTTGAAATAGGAGATGATGCTGAAATAGGTGCCAATGCGACGATTGACCGGGCTACAATGGGCAGCACGGTGATTGGCAAAGGGGTAAAGATTGATAACCTTGTTCAGATTGCTCACAATTGCCATATCGGGGATCATACCGTGATTGCTGCACAGGCTGGTATTTCCGGCAGCGTTACGCTTGGACGACACTGCATGATTGGTGGACAGGCCGGGTTTGCCGGCCATCTGGAGCTTGCCGACAGAACTCATGTGGCTGCCCAGGCAGGAATTTCAAAATCATTTCTTCAGCCGGGGCAGTCTATTCGCGGTTATCCTGCGCAACCTATGCGTGAACAGTTGAAGCAGGAGGCTTTGACTCGTGGTATCGGGACGATGAAGCAGCGAATCGATGCTCTTGAGGCGGCACTCAAGAGCTTGCTCGATGGCTGA
- a CDS encoding SDR family oxidoreductase yields MKKKTVLVAGASGYLGRYVVTEFARRGYAVRALVRNPEKITTEGPNLEPPIADTAWEVVTGDATDPASLKNICRDVDLVFSCMGLTKPQDNVTSEDVDHQGNKALLDDALAHGVTKFIYVSVFNAHLMPEVDVVKAHELFVDDLKASGITYTVIRPTGYFSDMGMFLSMVRSGHMFLLGEGENKVNPIHGADLAKICVDAAESDNPEICAGGPDTYTFNETVNMAFEAIGKKPWITHIPIWIGDAALFVIGFVNKPLAGVLSFAVTVNKIDNVAPATGTNHLMDFYRELAKKTA; encoded by the coding sequence ATGAAAAAGAAAACGGTTCTTGTAGCAGGGGCATCGGGCTATCTCGGCAGATATGTCGTAACAGAGTTCGCCAGAAGAGGGTATGCTGTCAGAGCACTTGTGCGAAACCCTGAAAAAATAACCACCGAAGGCCCTAACCTCGAACCCCCGATTGCCGACACAGCCTGGGAGGTTGTAACGGGAGACGCAACTGATCCGGCTTCGCTGAAAAACATCTGCCGGGATGTTGATCTCGTCTTTTCCTGCATGGGCCTTACCAAGCCGCAGGATAATGTTACCAGCGAAGATGTCGACCACCAGGGAAACAAGGCGTTACTCGATGATGCACTCGCTCATGGTGTAACCAAATTCATTTATGTTTCGGTGTTCAACGCCCACTTGATGCCTGAGGTCGATGTCGTTAAAGCGCATGAACTCTTCGTAGATGACCTGAAAGCTTCAGGCATAACCTATACCGTCATCAGGCCGACCGGCTATTTTTCAGACATGGGCATGTTTTTATCCATGGTTCGTTCAGGACATATGTTTCTTCTCGGAGAAGGAGAAAACAAAGTCAACCCTATTCATGGGGCCGATCTTGCTAAAATCTGCGTTGATGCGGCAGAGAGCGATAACCCGGAGATTTGCGCGGGAGGACCTGATACCTACACCTTCAATGAAACGGTAAACATGGCATTTGAAGCAATTGGAAAAAAACCGTGGATAACGCATATCCCGATATGGATAGGCGACGCAGCACTGTTTGTCATCGGGTTCGTCAATAAACCGCTCGCGGGAGTTCTCTCTTTTGCCGTCACGGTAAACAAGATCGACAACGTCGCTCCTGCCACCGGCACGAATCACCTTATGGATTTTTACCGCGAGCTGGCAAAAAAAACAGCTTGA
- a CDS encoding OmpA family protein produces MAYVQKLTKPVAFLLILVMTTFTWGCSTTTNAGRGAGIGAGSGALIGGIIGSVSGSWVKGALIGAAIGGGAGALIGNYMDKQAAEIDRNVEGAEVERIGEGIRVVFDSGILFNTGSSAITSTSRYNIEKLAGILAKYDDTNLIIEGHTDSVGSDSMNQTLSENRAQSVANLLKAYGVSSSRLSAIGYGESRPIASNETESGRRLNRRVEVLITANNELKRQAESGKINL; encoded by the coding sequence ATGGCCTACGTACAAAAACTCACAAAACCGGTAGCCTTTCTGCTCATCCTTGTCATGACCACGTTCACCTGGGGTTGTTCAACGACAACGAATGCAGGCAGAGGAGCAGGAATCGGAGCCGGATCCGGCGCACTCATTGGCGGAATTATCGGCAGCGTATCAGGAAGCTGGGTTAAAGGCGCTCTTATCGGCGCAGCGATCGGTGGTGGTGCCGGAGCGCTGATTGGAAACTATATGGATAAACAGGCTGCCGAAATCGACCGAAACGTCGAAGGCGCAGAGGTTGAAAGGATCGGTGAAGGAATACGGGTTGTCTTTGATTCAGGCATTCTATTCAATACAGGTTCTTCGGCCATTACATCGACAAGCCGTTACAACATTGAAAAACTTGCAGGAATCCTGGCAAAATATGACGATACCAACCTTATTATCGAAGGCCATACCGACAGCGTAGGCAGCGACTCAATGAACCAGACTCTTTCCGAAAATCGGGCACAGTCAGTTGCAAATCTTCTCAAAGCTTATGGCGTCAGCAGCAGCAGGCTTTCAGCAATTGGATACGGTGAATCCCGTCCGATAGCATCCAATGAAACAGAGTCTGGTCGCCGTCTCAACCGACGTGTCGAAGTACTTATTACGGCTAACAACGAACTCAAACGCCAGGCAGAATCAGGAAAAATCAACCTGTAG
- a CDS encoding ABC transporter permease — protein sequence MSLRDLLSQAIYSLVANKLRSLLTTMGVAVGVFSIIAVMTALQAIEQSVESGLTSLGANTFQIQKLPATFFGGGHSRSLYANRKDISYKEGLMFRKLMESRTKTIGFMISSQAKQAKYANRFTNPDVILTGADDHFAIANGYGIRLGRNFNNSDIQYARNFALLGSEVSESLFPATENPLHKSIKINGEVFTVAGVFEKKGAAFGQSQDNLVLIPITRYLDHINEQSSLNITIEAISQKQYKETIDQSIGAMRIARGLTVKEPNDFEIRTNESLIDSFRDIQRAITTGAFIISFMALLSSGVGIMNIMLVSVTERTKEIGIRKSLGAPQQSILRQFLLEAVILSVAGGLIGIITGVSAGNIVALKFNLNAIFPWLWIFIAMAVCSIIGVTFGLLPAWKAAMLDPVEALHPK from the coding sequence ATGAGTTTACGTGACCTCCTTTCACAGGCGATCTACTCACTGGTCGCAAACAAGCTCCGCTCCCTGTTGACAACAATGGGCGTTGCGGTTGGCGTGTTTTCGATTATTGCAGTCATGACCGCTCTCCAGGCCATCGAACAAAGCGTGGAATCAGGCTTGACCAGTCTTGGTGCAAACACCTTCCAGATCCAGAAACTTCCAGCGACCTTTTTTGGCGGCGGGCACTCCAGAAGTCTCTATGCCAACAGAAAAGACATCTCCTACAAAGAGGGCTTGATGTTCAGAAAACTCATGGAATCAAGAACTAAAACCATAGGGTTCATGATCTCAAGCCAGGCAAAACAGGCAAAATATGCCAACCGTTTCACAAACCCCGATGTCATTCTGACCGGAGCTGACGATCACTTTGCGATTGCAAACGGCTACGGCATCCGCCTGGGAAGAAACTTCAATAACAGCGACATCCAGTATGCCCGAAATTTCGCACTGCTTGGCAGTGAAGTCTCTGAATCACTCTTTCCTGCCACAGAAAATCCTCTTCACAAATCAATCAAAATAAACGGAGAGGTCTTCACCGTTGCAGGTGTTTTTGAAAAAAAAGGCGCCGCTTTCGGCCAGAGTCAGGACAATCTGGTATTGATCCCCATTACCCGGTACCTTGATCATATCAACGAACAAAGCAGCCTGAACATAACCATCGAAGCGATCTCGCAGAAACAGTACAAGGAAACCATCGACCAGTCGATCGGAGCCATGAGAATCGCACGCGGGCTCACCGTAAAAGAGCCCAATGATTTTGAAATCAGAACCAATGAGTCTCTGATTGATTCGTTCCGGGATATTCAGCGGGCAATAACCACCGGTGCATTTATTATCAGCTTTATGGCGCTTCTTTCCTCCGGGGTTGGAATCATGAATATCATGCTGGTCAGCGTTACTGAACGAACAAAAGAGATCGGCATCCGAAAATCCCTTGGAGCGCCACAACAGAGCATCCTGCGACAATTCCTGCTTGAAGCAGTCATTCTCTCCGTAGCCGGCGGTCTTATCGGCATTATCACCGGCGTCAGCGCGGGAAATATTGTTGCCCTCAAGTTTAATCTGAACGCAATATTTCCATGGCTGTGGATATTCATTGCCATGGCAGTCTGCTCGATTATTGGAGTGACCTTCGGACTTTTACCCGCATGGAAAGCCGCAATGCTTGACCCTGTTGAAGCACTTCATCCGAAATAG
- a CDS encoding nuclear transport factor 2 family protein has protein sequence MMKFNSAEDVLFQWVTRVCNGNPDTIASLYHDHAVLIPTFSPHTVLAPEGVREYFRQLATRDGLGVRLHNKALRTQARSETLHVLSGIYSFEFEVDQVLLTFPSRFTFLVDLSEERPIIHHHSSQVPRNLS, from the coding sequence ATGATGAAATTCAATAGTGCCGAAGATGTTCTGTTTCAATGGGTCACCCGTGTATGCAATGGAAATCCGGACACCATTGCATCCCTTTATCACGATCATGCCGTACTTATCCCGACGTTTTCACCTCACACCGTTCTCGCTCCGGAAGGAGTCAGAGAGTATTTCCGTCAACTTGCAACAAGAGACGGACTTGGTGTACGGCTCCATAACAAAGCCCTGAGAACTCAGGCGCGCAGTGAAACGTTACACGTTCTGAGCGGGATCTACTCATTTGAATTTGAAGTGGACCAGGTACTCCTGACTTTTCCGTCAAGGTTTACCTTTCTGGTCGACCTGTCCGAAGAACGGCCAATTATTCACCACCACTCCTCTCAGGTACCGAGAAACCTTTCCTGA
- a CDS encoding ABC transporter permease: MPLFCLIPGLGLLRLKKTAQGLFLLFSFLAYLFILVMRFDLVLFSFRSMLTALTMLIITPDTLREIFSPEILEFWIGSCCLVAVPMLLFFISLRSCKKTVSEKNKPTREESSLGKISLQAFMRQSIALYASAIIFVLYSVAFLAPFIAPFSPYDQQDFLVTAYQPPMTRLQALILQQPKHLVIPIQKGSDKATELSNSFISDYQKLTSRNEPHALKFVNSYNVQCETVTYVQGIRTKTIPIAELAAGKDATAKLAVTRTFILGTDQYGRDILSRVIYGSRISLSIGFLVVLISVTLGTIIGVSSGYFGGWIDAILMRIVDVLIAFPALFLILIIIAAFGNSIYLIVITLSFTGWMGVARIVRSQVLSLKEQEFILAAKSLGLSNMRIIFRHLAPNTLTPVIIAATLRIGSIILTEAGLSFLGLGVQPPTASWGNIINEGRDSLLNHWWISTFPGIAILTTVVCFNLIGDGVRDALDPRMRG; this comes from the coding sequence ATGCCCCTCTTTTGCCTTATCCCCGGGCTGGGACTTCTCCGCCTGAAAAAAACAGCTCAAGGTTTGTTCCTGCTCTTCTCTTTCCTCGCCTATCTCTTTATTCTCGTCATGCGGTTTGACCTGGTTCTGTTCAGCTTCCGGTCGATGCTCACCGCACTGACCATGCTCATCATAACACCGGATACACTCCGGGAAATCTTCAGTCCGGAGATCCTTGAATTCTGGATTGGCTCCTGCTGTCTTGTCGCCGTTCCCATGCTTCTTTTTTTCATCTCACTGCGATCCTGCAAAAAAACGGTTTCAGAAAAAAACAAGCCGACCAGAGAAGAATCAAGCCTCGGCAAAATAAGTCTTCAGGCTTTCATGCGTCAATCAATCGCGCTGTATGCATCGGCCATCATTTTTGTCCTCTACTCGGTAGCATTCCTTGCGCCGTTCATTGCACCATTCAGCCCCTATGATCAGCAGGACTTTCTTGTCACTGCCTATCAACCACCCATGACCCGTCTGCAGGCGCTGATACTTCAGCAGCCGAAACACCTCGTCATTCCGATACAAAAGGGCTCAGACAAAGCAACAGAACTGAGTAATTCCTTTATCAGCGACTATCAGAAACTCACCTCACGAAACGAACCCCACGCGCTGAAATTCGTCAACAGCTATAACGTTCAGTGCGAAACGGTGACATACGTCCAGGGAATACGGACAAAAACCATTCCGATTGCCGAACTCGCAGCCGGAAAAGATGCTACGGCAAAACTTGCCGTTACCCGAACGTTCATACTCGGTACCGACCAGTACGGACGCGACATTCTCAGCCGAGTTATCTATGGCTCGAGAATATCACTCTCCATCGGGTTTCTTGTCGTCCTTATCTCCGTAACGCTCGGAACCATTATCGGTGTCTCATCGGGCTATTTCGGCGGCTGGATCGATGCCATACTGATGCGAATTGTCGATGTACTTATAGCCTTCCCGGCACTTTTTCTCATACTTATCATCATCGCCGCATTCGGAAACTCCATCTACCTTATTGTGATTACGCTTTCCTTCACCGGATGGATGGGTGTGGCAAGAATTGTCAGAAGCCAGGTGCTCTCGCTCAAAGAACAGGAGTTCATTCTGGCCGCAAAATCGCTCGGGCTTTCTAATATGAGAATCATTTTCCGCCACCTTGCGCCCAACACGCTGACGCCGGTCATTATCGCGGCAACACTCCGTATAGGCAGCATCATTCTTACCGAAGCAGGACTATCGTTTCTCGGGCTCGGCGTTCAGCCGCCTACAGCAAGCTGGGGCAACATCATCAACGAAGGACGCGACAGCCTTTTGAACCACTGGTGGATATCAACATTTCCAGGCATCGCCATTCTCACCACGGTGGTATGCTTTAACCTGATCGGTGACGGCGTGCGTGACGCTCTCGATCCGAGAATGAGAGGATAA